From a single Brassica rapa cultivar Chiifu-401-42 chromosome A01, CAAS_Brap_v3.01, whole genome shotgun sequence genomic region:
- the LOC103875156 gene encoding O-acyltransferase WSD1 has translation MIEHQAMEIKIPETTMRKDEEEEDEQPLSPAARVFHAPEFNCYVISVIGVKKKIEPDVIMEGLKQTLIRHPRFSSKMVSKRNENGQTQIWVRTNVVVSDHVIVPDIQTQNIENANADKFLESYVSDLTLIPLDTSKPLWELHLLDLKTSDAENVAVLKFHHSLGDGMSLMALVLACMRKTSNPDELPTLPNQNRSSSRSSRLKAGSRGDFRFLWLIMALWSAIMLVLNTMCDALEFIATAMFLKDTETPIKGDFRLSKHKRMSLVHRTVSLDDIKLIKNTMNMTVNDVVLGVTQAGLSQYLETRYGEKKKKLGEDQRNSNHMPKIIRLRSAILVNLRPTTGIQDLSDMMAKGSKCRWGNWIGYIVFPFSIGLRKDPLEHLRSAKRIIDRKKNSLEAALTFIVGKLMIKSFGVKMTANIINRALSNTTMSFSNLIGPIEEISFFGHPIAYMAPSVYGHPHALTMHFQSYMNKMTISLTVDPTVISDTHRLLDNWEESLKNIKAAVQERGSIH, from the exons ATGATCGAACACCAAGCCATGGAGATTAAGATACCAGAGACAACCATGAggaaagacgaagaagaagaagatgagcaaCCCCTTAGTCCGGCGGCGCGCGTGTTCCACGCTCCGGAGTTTAATTGTTACGTCATATCGGTGATTGGTGTTAAGAAGAAGATCGAGCCAGATGTTATTATGGAAGGATTAAAGCAAACTTTGATCAGACATCCTCGTTTTTCCAGTAAAATG GTGAGCAAAAGGAACGAGAATGGTCAAACACAAATATGGGTTCGGACAAACGTGGTCGTCAGCGATCACGTCATCGTACCAGACATCCAAACGCAAAACATAGAGAACGCAAACGCAGATAAGTTTCTTGAGAGTTACGTCTCGGACCTCACGTTGATCCCTTTAGACACCTCGAAGCCATTATGGGAGCTTCACCTACTCGATTTGAAAACCTCTGACGCTGAAAACGTCGCCGTTTTGAAGTTTCATCACTCTTTAGGAGATGGTATGTCTCTAATGGCTCTTGTCCTCGCTTGCATGCGTAAAACATCGAACCCCGACGAGCTACCGACTCTACCGAACCAAAACCGATCATCGTCCAGATCTTCCCGGTTAAAGGCCGGTTCAAGAGGTGATTTCCGATTCTTGTGGTTAATTATGGCTCTATGGTCGGCGATAATGTTGGTTTTGAATACGATGTGTGATGCGTTGGAGTTTATTGCTACGGCAATGTTCCTTAAGGACACTGAAACACCCATCAAAGGCGATTTCCGGCTAAGTAAGCATAAACGGATGTCTTTGGTTCATCGTACCGTAAGCTTAGACGACATAAAGCTAATAAAGAATACCATGAACATG ACTGTCAACGATGTAGTACTTGGAGTAACTCAGGCTGGTCTCTCGCAATACCTCGAGACAAGATATg gagagaagaagaagaaactaggAGAAGATCAAAGGAATTCAAATCATATGCCTAAAATAATAAGGCTAAGATCAGCTATACTTGTAAATCTAAGACCCACTACTGGAATCCAG GATCTATCTGATATGATGGCCAAAGGATCTAAGTGTAGATGGGGAAATTGGATCGGCTACATAGTCTTTCCGTTTTCTATCGGCTTACGCAAAGATCCGTTGGAACATCTTCGAAGTGCCAAAAGGATCATCGACCGGAAGAAAAACTCGTTAGAAGCTGCACTAACATTCATCGTCGGTAAATTGATGATTAAATCGTTCGGCGTTAAG ATGACagctaatataataaatagagcATTGTCCAACACAACGATGTCCTTCTCAAACTTGATTGGTCCTATTGAAGAAATCAGCTTCTTTGGACATCCTATCGCTTATATGGCCCCTAGTGTTTATGGCCATCCCCAT GCTTTGACGATGCATTTCCAAAGTTACATGAACAAGATGACGATTTCTTTGACCGTAGATCCAACGGTCATAAGCGATACTCATCGGCTACTTGACAACTGGGAGGAATCTCTAAAAAACATCAAAGCTGCTGTCCAAGAACGAGGCTCCATTCATTAG
- the LOC103875146 gene encoding O-acyltransferase WSD1 codes for MEIRKRRGRPHIPEIRVEKKEEEEEQPLSPAARLFHAPEFNCNIISVVGLKSKIKPAVIIDGIKQTLIRHPRFSCKLVESGNNQRREQKWVQTKVVAEDHVVIPKIDMHNIENANADAFLDSYVSDLTTIPLDTSKPLWEVHLLDLRTSDAENVAILKIHHSVGDGMSLMSLVLACTRKTSNPDELPSLPNQKSSLSGSRSYSRLFWLVMALWSVAMLVLNTVCDALEFIATAMFLKDTETPIKGNFRLSTSKRMCCVHRTVSFDDLKLIKNAMQMTVNDVILGVSQAGLSQYLKRRYGEQEEPMPKGIRLRAALLVNIRPATGIQDLADIMENGSNCTWGNWIGYIIFPFSISLCDDPLEHLRRAKFIIDRKKNSFEALLTFIVGNFILKSFGVQRAANILKRALSNTTMSFSNMVGPIEEISFYGHPVTYMAPSVYGHPHALTMHFQSYMNKMTVSLTVDPTVISDPHRLCDDWEESLRSIKAAVQEKSCTH; via the exons ATGGAGATTAGGAAACGACGAGGACGTCCGCACATACCTGAGATAAGAGTGgaaaagaaggaagaagaggaggagcaaCCGCTTAGCCCGGCTGCGCGTCTGTTTCACGCGCCGGAATTTAACTGCAACATCATATCGGTGGTTGGTTTGAAGAGCAAGATCAAACCAGCTGTGATTATCGATGGAATAAAGCAAACTTTGATTAGACATCCTCGTTTCTCCTGCAAACTG gtGGAAAGTGGTAACAACCAAAGACGAGAACAAAAATGGGTTCAGACAAAGGTGGTGGCAGAGGATCATGTCGTCATTCCCAAAATCGATATGCATAACATAGAGAACGCAAACGCAGACGCTTTCCTAGATAGCTACGTCTCTGACCTAACTACGATCCCGTTAGACACTTCCAAACCATTATGGGAAGTTCACTTACTCGACTTAAGAACGTCAGACGCTGAAAACGTGGCCATTTTGAAGATCCATCACTCTGTTGGCGATGGTATGTCTCTGATGTCTCTAGTCCTTGCTTGTACACGTAAAACATCGAATCCCGATGAGCTACCGAGTCTACCGAATCAAAAAAGTTCATTGTCTGGATCAAGGAGTTATTCCCGGTTATTCTGGCTGGTTATGGCTCTATGGTCGGTGGCTATGTTGGTTTTGAATACTGTTTGTGATGCTCTGGAGTTTATTGCTACGGCAATGTTCCTTAAGGACACTGAAACACCGATCAAAGGCAATTTCCGGTTAAGTACGAGTAAGCGGATGTGTTGTGTTCATCGTACCGTAAGTTTTGACGACCTAAAGCTAATCAAGAACGCCATGCAAATG ACTGTCAACGATGTTATACTTGGAGTATCTCAGGCTGGTCTCTCGCAATATTTGAAGAGAAGATATg gaGAACAGGAAGAACCAATGCCTAAAGGAATAAGGCTAAGGGCAGCTCTGCTCGTAAACATACGACCGGCTACTGGAATCCAG GATTTAGCTGACATAATGGAAAATGGATCAAACTGTACATGGGGAAATTGGATCGGCTACATAATCTTTCCGTTCTCTATTTCACTCTGCGATGACCCATTGGAACATCTCCGACGAGCCAAGTTCATAATCGACAGGAAGAAGAACTCGTTTGAAGCCCTGCTAACGTTCATTGTTGGGAATTTCATTCTAAAATCGTTTGGGGTTCAG AGGGCAGCAAATATACTAAAGAGAGCATTGTCAAACACAACGATGTCATTTTCAAACATGGTTGGTCCGATTGAAGAAATCAGCTTCTATGGCCATCCCGTCACGTACATGGCCCCAAGTGTGTATGGTCATCCCCAT GCATTGACAATGCATTTTCAAAGTTATATGAACAAGATGACCGTTTCTTTAACAGTTGATCCAACAGTCATTAGTGATCCTCATCGGCTATGTGATGATTGGGAGGAATCTCTAAGAAGCATCAAAGCTGCTGTCCAAGAAAAAAGTTGTACTCATTAG
- the LOC103875138 gene encoding protein ROOT INITIATION DEFECTIVE 3, with amino-acid sequence MEISVIASSSIDGGIGSWDIKTGTEQLRFKQCASPAHGLAAVGEKFLAASQLRNASGSSGSIFFWSWNKPQVEVKSFPVESVKALAANSEGTYIVGGGASGDIFLWEVASGKLLKKWHAHYRSVTCLLFSGDDSLLVSGSEDGSVRVWSLLRLFDDLQRQQQGSTLYEHDFNEHTTSVTDIVIDYGGCNAFIVSASGDGTCKVWSLSKGKLLRNIIFPAAINALALDPGGSFFYAASVDSKIYVGAMNSSSDYATQSLGSVSEQGKAVTCLAYCADGNLLISGSEDGVICVWDPKSRRLVRTFSHGKGPVNNIQVVRRTVVGNSNKAQSSWKRNGSSLPPPPLEKYERSGDNTMDGIVIVDPPPLSDAPVYSSYHSADLINEQVRELQQQGSAATEIEMERLKLEYKKSLQMNDQWQKNYENLLQVVMEEELNGSSS; translated from the exons ATGGAGATTTCTGTCATTGCTTCCTCGTCAATCGACGGCGGAATCGGAAGCTGGGATATCAAAACCGGAACGGAGCAGCTCCGGTTCAAGCAGTGCGCCTCTCCCGCTCACGGCCTCGCCGCCGTCGGAGAAAAATTCCTCGCCGCCTCTCAGCTCCGTAACGCATCCGGTTCCTCTGGCTCGATTTTCTTCTGGTCTTGGAATAAG CCTCAAGTTGAGGTGAAGAGCTTCCCTGTGGAGTCAGTAAAGGCTCTTGCAGCTAACAGTGAAGGAACTTACATCGTTGGTGGTGGAGCCTCTGGTGATATCTTTCTTTGGGAG GTTGCCAGTGGGAAGCTGCTTAAGAAGTGGCATGCTCATTACCGTTCAGTTACATGCTTGCTCTTCTCTGGAGACGATTCTTTGTTGGTTTCCGGGTCTGAAGATGGCTCTGTTCGAGTCTGGTCTCTTTTAAG GCTGTTTGATGATCTCCAGAGGCAGCAGCAAGGGAGCACTCTCTATGAACACGATTTTAATGAGCATACAACTTCTGTAACCGACATTGTCATTGACTATGGTGGCTGCAATGCTTTTATAGTTTCTGCTTCAGGAGATGGGACTTGCAAG GTTTGGAGCTTGTCCAAGGGGAAATTGTTGAGAAACATCATCTTTCCTGCAGCCATCAATGCACTTGCATTAGACCCTGGCGGCTCTTTTTTCTATGCTGCTAGTGTAGATAGCAAAATTTACGTTGGTGCCATGAATTCCTCAAGTGACTATGCCACACAAAGTCTTGGTTCTGTATCTGAACAAGG caaAGCTGTTACTTGCTTAGCGTATTGCGCAGACGGAAACCTTTTGATTTCTGGGTCAGAAGATGGTGTGATTTGCGTTTGGGATCCCAAATCACGTCGCCTTGTTCGTACATTCAGCCATGGAAAAG GACCTGTGAACAACATTCAAGTTGTTAGAAGAACGGTTGTTGGTAATTCCAACAAAGCACAATCTTCATGGAAAAGAAATGGGTCGTCATTACCACCTCCTCCTTTGGAAAAATACGAAAGATCAGGAGACAATACTATGGATGGTATAGTTATCGTCGACCCGCCGCCACTTTCTGATGCTCCTGTTTACTCCTCTTACCACAGCGCCGACCTTATCAACGAGCAAGTTAGAGAACTTCAG CAACAAGGCTCTGCAGCAACGGAGATCGAGATGGAAAGATTGAAACTTGAGTACAAGAAATCTCTACAGATGAATGATCAATGGCAGAAGAATTATGAGAACTTGCTCCAGGTGGTTATGGAGGAAGAGCTAAACGGCAGTTCCAGTTAA
- the LOC103875118 gene encoding plastidial pyruvate kinase 4, chloroplastic isoform X1 has translation MTSYMSSAPSVTNFWTTPNNVIQLAGMVSTESYHLLSGKKTLIFSLRPTKSFPLSLTQMKIRVPRTLAFASAKGKGKAESGVEAAIVGDNNTSTERNWSFDFPESKAEFCLVDSEACQNLSSVLEKLNALRSHLLAAEKWNASRLQSCDSKYLECATNLIHYMALRSLDTEQLNSYLASLSLSSLDNNNKLSVLSNLDATINLLMKSPMESWKQQKGNKIIQKNDKGRVLSSYKESLLGKLREGKRTHIMVTVGKEATESETFITDILKAGASVIRINCAHGDPTIWGEIIKRVRRASQMLEMPCRVLMDLAGPKLRTGTLKPGPCVMKVSPKKDAYGNVASPAIVWLSVTGTEPPPHLSPDATMFVQDHEFLAGLQIGDSVRLYDARGKKKKLRISKEFDVFSSTGFVAECFDTAYVESGTELCVKGNRGRRLFGEVVDVPPKESFVRLRVGDLLVITREGSFDEPSVTVPGAHRLTCPSGYLFDSVKPGETIGFDDGKIWGTIKGASPAEVIVSITHAGPKGTKLGSEKSINIPQSDIRFKGLTSKDIKDLEYVASHADMVGISFIRDVQDITVLRQELKKRKLNDQLGVVLKIETESGFENLPLILLEAMKCLNPLGVMIARGDLAVECGWERLANIQEEIMAICKIARVPVILATQVLESLVKSGVPTRAEITDAASGRRASCVMLNKGKHITEAVSMLDTILHTKLTYKKLDSGNLH, from the exons ATGACTTCGTATATGAGTTCTGCTCCTTCAGTCACAAATTTCTGGACAACACCTAACAAC GTGATCCAATTAGCTGGTATGGTATCCACTGAATCATACCACTTGTTGAGTGGGAAGAAGACTCTTATCTTCTCCCTCAGGCCTACCAAGAGTTTTCCACTATCACTTACTCAGATGAAGATCAGAGTTCCGAGAACCTTAGCTTTTGCCTCAGCGAAAGGGAAAGGCAAAGCTGAAAGCGGAGTGGAGGCGGCTATCGTTGGTGATAATAATACCTCCACAGAACGTAACTGGAGTTTCGACTTTCCAGAGTCCAAAGCTGAGTTTTGTCTTGTAGACTCAGAGGCATGCCAAAACCTGTCTAGTGTTCTTGAAAAACTCAATGCTCTTCGCTCACATCTACTAGCAGCAGAGAAGTGGAACGCTTCTAGACTTCAGTCATGTGACAG CAAATATCTAGAATGTGCTACAAACTTAATCCATTATATGGCTTTGAGGTCATTGGACACTGAGCAGCTCAACAGCTATCTTGCTTCTCTTAGTCTGTCAAGtttagacaacaacaacaaactgtCTGTTCTCTCCAACCTTGACGCAACCATTAATCTGTTGATGAAGTCTCCCATGGAATCTTGGAAGCAGCAGAAGGGTAATAAGATTATTCAGAAGAATGATAAAGGAAGGGTATTATCATCATATAAAGAGTCATTACTTGGTAAGCTTCGTGAGGGGAAAAGAACTCATATCATGGTAACCGTTGGTAAAGAAGCAACCGAGAGTGAAACTTTTATAACAGACATTCTTAAAGCTGGCGCTTCGGTTATCCGTATTAACTGTGCACATGGAGACCCCACCATTTGGGGTGAGATCATCAAAAGGGTAAGAAGAGCCTCTCAGATGCTTGAGATGCCATGCCGCGTTCTTATGGATTTAGCTGGACCAAAACTGAGAACTGGCACCTTAAAACCTGGTCCATGCGTGATGAAAGTTTCACCCAAGAAAGATGCTTACGGAAACGTGGCTTCTCCTGCTATTGTATGGCTCTCTGTAACAGGAACAGAACCTCCTCCTCACCTTTCCCCTGACGCTACTATGTTCGTACAAGACCATGAGTTTCTTGCTGGTCTCCAAATTGGTGATTCTGTAAGACTATATGACGCTAGAGGGAAAAAGAAAAAGCTTAGGATCTCAAAAGAGTTTGATGTTTTCTCCAGTACTGGATTTGTGGCTGAATGTTTTGACACTGCTTATGTTGAGTCTGGAACTGAGTTATGCGTTAAGGGAAATAGAGGGAGACGTTTGTTTGGTGAAGTAGTGGATGTTCCTCCCAAGGAATCTTTTGTAAGGCTCAGAGTGGGTGATTTGCTAGTCATAACCAGAGAAGGATCCTTTGATGAACCTTCTGTAACTGTTCCAGGAGCTCATAGGCTAACTTGTCCTTCAGGTTACTTGTTTGATTCGGTCAAGCCAGGGGAAACCATTGGTTTTGATGACGGCAAAATCTGGGGAACAATCAAAGGAGCTAGCCCTGCAGAGGTGATTGTCTCCATCACTCATGCTGGTCCAAAAGGTACAAAACTAGGATCAGAGAAGTCTATAAACATTCCTCAGAGTGACATCCGTTTCAAAGGCCTGACTTCAAAAGATATCAAAGATCTTGAGTATGTAGCTTCACATGCTGACATGGTTGGCATTTCATTCATACGTGATGTCCAAGATATTACAGTTCTTCGACAAGAGCTCAAGAAAAGGAAACTTAATGATCAGCTTGGTGTTGTTCTCAAGATTGAAACGGAAAGTGGGTTTGAGAATCTGCCCTTGATTCTACTAGAGGCGATGAAGTGTTTGAATCCTTTGGGAGTTATGATAGCTCGAGGTGATCTTGCGGTTGAATGTGGATGGGAGAGATTAGCTAATATACAGGAAGAGATTATGGCTATCTGCAAAATTGCTCGAGTGCCGGTGATTTTGGCGACTCAGGTTCTTGAATCACTTGTCAAATCAGGTGTTCCAACTCGAGCTGAGATCACAGATGCTGCTAGTGGCAGAAG AGCGAGCTGTGTGATGTTGAACAAAGGCAAACATATCACTGAAGCTGTTTCGATGTTGGACACTATCCTCCATACCAAGCTTACCTATAAGAAGCTGGACTCTGGAAATCTACATTGA
- the LOC103875118 gene encoding plastidial pyruvate kinase 4, chloroplastic isoform X2, whose amino-acid sequence MVSTESYHLLSGKKTLIFSLRPTKSFPLSLTQMKIRVPRTLAFASAKGKGKAESGVEAAIVGDNNTSTERNWSFDFPESKAEFCLVDSEACQNLSSVLEKLNALRSHLLAAEKWNASRLQSCDSKYLECATNLIHYMALRSLDTEQLNSYLASLSLSSLDNNNKLSVLSNLDATINLLMKSPMESWKQQKGNKIIQKNDKGRVLSSYKESLLGKLREGKRTHIMVTVGKEATESETFITDILKAGASVIRINCAHGDPTIWGEIIKRVRRASQMLEMPCRVLMDLAGPKLRTGTLKPGPCVMKVSPKKDAYGNVASPAIVWLSVTGTEPPPHLSPDATMFVQDHEFLAGLQIGDSVRLYDARGKKKKLRISKEFDVFSSTGFVAECFDTAYVESGTELCVKGNRGRRLFGEVVDVPPKESFVRLRVGDLLVITREGSFDEPSVTVPGAHRLTCPSGYLFDSVKPGETIGFDDGKIWGTIKGASPAEVIVSITHAGPKGTKLGSEKSINIPQSDIRFKGLTSKDIKDLEYVASHADMVGISFIRDVQDITVLRQELKKRKLNDQLGVVLKIETESGFENLPLILLEAMKCLNPLGVMIARGDLAVECGWERLANIQEEIMAICKIARVPVILATQVLESLVKSGVPTRAEITDAASGRRASCVMLNKGKHITEAVSMLDTILHTKLTYKKLDSGNLH is encoded by the exons ATGGTATCCACTGAATCATACCACTTGTTGAGTGGGAAGAAGACTCTTATCTTCTCCCTCAGGCCTACCAAGAGTTTTCCACTATCACTTACTCAGATGAAGATCAGAGTTCCGAGAACCTTAGCTTTTGCCTCAGCGAAAGGGAAAGGCAAAGCTGAAAGCGGAGTGGAGGCGGCTATCGTTGGTGATAATAATACCTCCACAGAACGTAACTGGAGTTTCGACTTTCCAGAGTCCAAAGCTGAGTTTTGTCTTGTAGACTCAGAGGCATGCCAAAACCTGTCTAGTGTTCTTGAAAAACTCAATGCTCTTCGCTCACATCTACTAGCAGCAGAGAAGTGGAACGCTTCTAGACTTCAGTCATGTGACAG CAAATATCTAGAATGTGCTACAAACTTAATCCATTATATGGCTTTGAGGTCATTGGACACTGAGCAGCTCAACAGCTATCTTGCTTCTCTTAGTCTGTCAAGtttagacaacaacaacaaactgtCTGTTCTCTCCAACCTTGACGCAACCATTAATCTGTTGATGAAGTCTCCCATGGAATCTTGGAAGCAGCAGAAGGGTAATAAGATTATTCAGAAGAATGATAAAGGAAGGGTATTATCATCATATAAAGAGTCATTACTTGGTAAGCTTCGTGAGGGGAAAAGAACTCATATCATGGTAACCGTTGGTAAAGAAGCAACCGAGAGTGAAACTTTTATAACAGACATTCTTAAAGCTGGCGCTTCGGTTATCCGTATTAACTGTGCACATGGAGACCCCACCATTTGGGGTGAGATCATCAAAAGGGTAAGAAGAGCCTCTCAGATGCTTGAGATGCCATGCCGCGTTCTTATGGATTTAGCTGGACCAAAACTGAGAACTGGCACCTTAAAACCTGGTCCATGCGTGATGAAAGTTTCACCCAAGAAAGATGCTTACGGAAACGTGGCTTCTCCTGCTATTGTATGGCTCTCTGTAACAGGAACAGAACCTCCTCCTCACCTTTCCCCTGACGCTACTATGTTCGTACAAGACCATGAGTTTCTTGCTGGTCTCCAAATTGGTGATTCTGTAAGACTATATGACGCTAGAGGGAAAAAGAAAAAGCTTAGGATCTCAAAAGAGTTTGATGTTTTCTCCAGTACTGGATTTGTGGCTGAATGTTTTGACACTGCTTATGTTGAGTCTGGAACTGAGTTATGCGTTAAGGGAAATAGAGGGAGACGTTTGTTTGGTGAAGTAGTGGATGTTCCTCCCAAGGAATCTTTTGTAAGGCTCAGAGTGGGTGATTTGCTAGTCATAACCAGAGAAGGATCCTTTGATGAACCTTCTGTAACTGTTCCAGGAGCTCATAGGCTAACTTGTCCTTCAGGTTACTTGTTTGATTCGGTCAAGCCAGGGGAAACCATTGGTTTTGATGACGGCAAAATCTGGGGAACAATCAAAGGAGCTAGCCCTGCAGAGGTGATTGTCTCCATCACTCATGCTGGTCCAAAAGGTACAAAACTAGGATCAGAGAAGTCTATAAACATTCCTCAGAGTGACATCCGTTTCAAAGGCCTGACTTCAAAAGATATCAAAGATCTTGAGTATGTAGCTTCACATGCTGACATGGTTGGCATTTCATTCATACGTGATGTCCAAGATATTACAGTTCTTCGACAAGAGCTCAAGAAAAGGAAACTTAATGATCAGCTTGGTGTTGTTCTCAAGATTGAAACGGAAAGTGGGTTTGAGAATCTGCCCTTGATTCTACTAGAGGCGATGAAGTGTTTGAATCCTTTGGGAGTTATGATAGCTCGAGGTGATCTTGCGGTTGAATGTGGATGGGAGAGATTAGCTAATATACAGGAAGAGATTATGGCTATCTGCAAAATTGCTCGAGTGCCGGTGATTTTGGCGACTCAGGTTCTTGAATCACTTGTCAAATCAGGTGTTCCAACTCGAGCTGAGATCACAGATGCTGCTAGTGGCAGAAG AGCGAGCTGTGTGATGTTGAACAAAGGCAAACATATCACTGAAGCTGTTTCGATGTTGGACACTATCCTCCATACCAAGCTTACCTATAAGAAGCTGGACTCTGGAAATCTACATTGA